The following proteins are encoded in a genomic region of Cotesia glomerata isolate CgM1 unplaced genomic scaffold, MPM_Cglom_v2.3 scaffold_50, whole genome shotgun sequence:
- the LOC123274654 gene encoding DNA repair protein RAD51 homolog 1-like, which yields YALLIVDSATALYRTDYSGRGELSARQMHLARFLRMLLRIADVHGVAVVITNQVVAQVDGAASMFGGDQKKPIGGNIIAHASTTRLYLRKGRGETRICKIYDSPCLPEAEAMFAINADGIGDVKE from the coding sequence TACGCTTTGCTTATTGTTGACAGTGCTACAGCTTTATACCGTACAGATTACTCAGGTCGTGGTGAATTGTCTGCTCGACAAATGCACTTGGCCCGGTTTCTTAGAATGCTCTTAAGAATTGCTGATGTACATGGTGTTGCTGTTGTCATTACTAACCAAGTCGTAGCTCAAGTCGATGGAGCAGCTAGTATGTTTGGTGGTGATCAGAAGAAGCCCATCGGAGGTAACATTATTGCTCACGCAAGTACTACTCGGCTCTATCTGAGAAAAGGTCGTGGAGAGACaagaatttgtaaaatttatgattcaCCTTGCCTTCCGGAAGCAGAAGCCATGTTTGCTATTAATGCAGATGGAATTGGAGATGTTaaagaatag